The following are encoded in a window of Mycobacterium vicinigordonae genomic DNA:
- a CDS encoding NUDIX hydrolase has protein sequence MTAQTPEVAAATVVLGRDGADGLEVLMLKRATTTSFAGGAWVFPGGRVDPADAGADPLDSVASARRAAVRETMEEAGIRLDVETLSVISQWSPGPEAPKRFRTWMLFSAAVTRGDVVVDGSEIVEHQWVTPLDALEAHGQGRMALLPPTWVTLYQLSHYRDSAAAAAGVEAMPFEHFESHLVTAPTGMVILWHGDAGYHTRDADLPGPRHRLTMRRGPWTYERSQDVQWVAPHSDSATAS, from the coding sequence ATGACCGCCCAAACTCCAGAGGTCGCTGCGGCCACCGTCGTGTTGGGTCGCGACGGCGCCGACGGTCTCGAGGTGCTGATGCTCAAGCGCGCCACGACGACGTCCTTCGCCGGGGGAGCGTGGGTGTTCCCGGGCGGTCGGGTGGACCCGGCCGATGCCGGCGCCGATCCGCTGGACAGCGTCGCGTCGGCCCGCCGCGCGGCAGTGCGAGAAACCATGGAGGAGGCGGGAATTCGCCTCGATGTCGAAACACTGTCGGTGATATCGCAATGGAGTCCTGGTCCTGAGGCCCCCAAGCGCTTTCGCACCTGGATGTTGTTCAGCGCCGCCGTCACTCGCGGTGACGTGGTGGTCGACGGCAGCGAGATCGTCGAGCACCAATGGGTTACGCCGCTCGATGCGCTTGAGGCGCACGGGCAGGGGCGGATGGCCTTGCTGCCCCCGACCTGGGTCACGCTGTATCAGCTGTCGCACTACCGCGACAGCGCCGCAGCCGCGGCGGGAGTCGAGGCAATGCCATTCGAGCACTTCGAAAGTCACCTCGTTACCGCCCCGACGGGCATGGTCATCCTCTGGCACGGCGACGCCGGTTACCACACCCGCGACGCCGACTTGCCTGGTCCACGGCACCGCCTGACGATGCGACGCGGGCCGTGGACCTACGAACGAAGCCAAGACGTCCAGTGGGTCGCGCCCCACAGCGACAGCGCTACAGCGAGCTAG
- a CDS encoding glutathione peroxidase — protein sequence MTLKDIALTTLDGNPTTLAELSAGATLVVNVASKCGLTPQYTALEKLAKDYGGRGLTVVGVPCNQFMGQEPGTAEEIQSFCSTTYGVTFPLLAKTDVNGDDRHPLYAELTKAADADGKAGDIQWNFEKFLVASDGGVVNRFRPRTEPDAPEVISAIEAVLSR from the coding sequence GTGACTCTCAAAGACATCGCGCTGACCACCCTCGACGGAAACCCGACCACGCTGGCCGAATTATCTGCCGGCGCAACGCTGGTGGTGAACGTGGCGTCAAAATGCGGGCTCACCCCGCAGTACACCGCATTGGAAAAGCTGGCAAAGGACTACGGCGGTCGGGGACTGACAGTCGTCGGCGTGCCCTGCAATCAGTTCATGGGTCAGGAACCGGGCACGGCCGAGGAGATCCAATCGTTCTGCTCGACGACCTACGGCGTGACGTTCCCGTTGCTGGCCAAGACCGATGTCAACGGCGACGACCGCCACCCGCTGTATGCCGAGCTGACCAAAGCCGCCGACGCCGACGGCAAAGCGGGCGACATTCAGTGGAACTTCGAGAAGTTCCTCGTCGCGTCAGATGGTGGCGTGGTCAATCGGTTTAGGCCGCGGACCGAACCGGACGCGCCGGAGGTCATCAGCGCCATCGAGGCAGTGCTGTCCCGGTAG
- a CDS encoding IS256 family transposase yields MHDADDANDNAGGGGRSLLDEIVRDGARQMLAAALQAEIAAYVEQFCDHLDEDGRRLVVRNGYHQPREVLTAAGAVRVRAPRVNDKRVDADSGERQRFSSAILPSWSRKSPQISEVLPLLYLHGLSSGDFGPALEQFLGSGAGLSATTITRLTSQWQDEAAAFGRRDLSGIDYVYLWVDGIHLKVRLEQTKLCLLVMIGVRADGRKELVALTDGYRESTESWADLLRDCKRRGMTAPVLAVGDGALGFWKAVREVFPATREQRCWFHKQANVLAALPKSAHPSALAALKDIYNAEDIDKAQVAIKDFEVDYGAKYPKAVAKIVDDLDTLLEFYKYPAEHWIHLRTTNPIESTFATVRLRTKVTKGPGSRAAGIAMAYKLIDAAQTRWRAVNAPHLVALVRAGAVFHKGKLLERPINITPPEPTDDTATSIRTEVA; encoded by the coding sequence ATTCACGATGCCGATGACGCCAATGATAACGCCGGGGGAGGCGGCCGGTCGTTGTTGGATGAGATCGTGCGCGACGGCGCGCGGCAGATGCTGGCCGCCGCGTTGCAGGCCGAGATCGCCGCATATGTCGAGCAGTTCTGTGATCATCTCGACGAGGATGGTCGGCGTCTGGTGGTGCGCAATGGGTATCACCAACCGCGGGAGGTGCTGACTGCCGCGGGAGCGGTGAGGGTGCGGGCGCCGAGGGTTAACGACAAGCGTGTCGACGCTGATTCCGGTGAGCGTCAGCGGTTTTCTTCGGCGATCCTGCCGTCCTGGTCGCGCAAGTCGCCGCAGATCAGCGAGGTGCTGCCGTTGTTGTATCTGCATGGCCTCTCCAGTGGGGATTTCGGGCCGGCGCTGGAGCAGTTCCTGGGATCGGGGGCTGGGCTATCGGCGACGACAATCACCCGGCTGACCAGCCAGTGGCAAGACGAAGCCGCCGCGTTCGGTCGTCGTGATCTGTCCGGCATCGACTACGTCTACCTGTGGGTCGACGGCATCCACCTCAAGGTCCGCCTCGAGCAGACCAAGCTGTGCCTATTGGTGATGATCGGCGTGCGTGCCGATGGCCGCAAGGAGCTTGTCGCGCTCACCGACGGCTATCGGGAGTCGACGGAGTCCTGGGCTGATCTGCTGCGTGACTGCAAACGCCGCGGGATGACCGCACCGGTGCTGGCCGTCGGCGATGGCGCCCTGGGGTTCTGGAAAGCGGTCCGCGAGGTGTTCCCGGCCACCCGCGAACAGCGCTGCTGGTTTCACAAGCAGGCCAATGTTCTTGCTGCACTGCCGAAGTCGGCGCACCCGTCGGCGTTGGCGGCGCTCAAGGACATCTACAACGCCGAGGATATCGACAAGGCCCAGGTCGCGATCAAGGACTTCGAGGTCGACTACGGCGCGAAGTACCCCAAGGCGGTCGCCAAGATCGTCGACGATCTGGACACCCTGCTGGAGTTCTACAAGTACCCCGCAGAGCATTGGATCCATTTGCGCACGACGAATCCGATCGAAAGCACTTTTGCCACGGTGCGACTTCGGACGAAGGTCACCAAGGGGCCGGGATCCCGCGCGGCCGGGATTGCCATGGCCTACAAGCTCATCGACGCTGCACAGACCCGCTGGCGGGCCGTCAACGCCCCCCACCTCGTCGCCCTCGTCCGCGCCGGTGCGGTCTTCCACAAGGGCAAGCTACTCGAACGGCCCATTAACATCACCCCGCCCGAACCAACCGACGACACGGCCACCTCGATCCGAACGGAAGTCGCCTAA
- a CDS encoding alpha/beta hydrolase, whose product MLEVIDKGSSSESHPAPLLFVHGSWHAAWCWDENFLDYFADKGYRAVALSLRNHGNSYKKNPRTCSVADWVSDVAAVAETLPDRPVLVGHSMGGLVVQKYLESHAAPAGVLLASMPVSGATRALFRIMGHHPIRSAAATLTGKSRRALSTPKAARQSFYSARTPEEDIVRYAALLDEEYFGRQTIDLTILSLPRPSRVTSPLLVLGAECDGSFSPDEIRKTARAYGTKAEFFPDMGHNMMLEPGWQTVAQRIDGWLTERGL is encoded by the coding sequence ATGCTTGAGGTCATCGATAAGGGCTCGTCTAGCGAATCCCATCCAGCGCCGCTGCTGTTTGTCCACGGCTCCTGGCATGCGGCTTGGTGTTGGGACGAAAATTTCTTGGATTACTTCGCCGACAAGGGATATCGAGCGGTGGCGCTAAGTCTTCGCAATCATGGCAACAGCTACAAAAAGAATCCCCGGACCTGTTCAGTCGCCGACTGGGTGAGCGATGTCGCTGCAGTCGCCGAGACCCTTCCCGACCGGCCAGTGCTCGTTGGTCACTCCATGGGCGGCTTGGTGGTTCAAAAATATCTCGAAAGCCACGCTGCCCCCGCAGGAGTGCTCCTTGCGTCGATGCCGGTGAGTGGGGCTACCCGTGCCCTTTTCCGGATAATGGGTCACCATCCAATCCGTTCCGCAGCAGCCACACTCACAGGCAAGTCTCGACGCGCTCTCAGTACACCAAAGGCCGCGCGCCAAAGTTTCTACTCTGCGCGGACTCCGGAGGAAGATATTGTGCGCTACGCCGCGTTGCTCGATGAGGAGTACTTCGGAAGGCAGACGATCGATTTGACTATTCTCAGCCTCCCGAGGCCATCGCGGGTGACCTCGCCGCTGCTCGTCTTGGGAGCCGAATGTGACGGCTCCTTCAGCCCAGACGAAATACGCAAAACGGCACGCGCATACGGCACAAAGGCAGAATTCTTCCCAGACATGGGCCACAACATGATGCTTGAGCCTGGCTGGCAGACAGTTGCCCAACGCATCGACGGCTGGCTCACCGAACGGGGACTGTGA
- a CDS encoding FAD-dependent oxidoreductase encodes MTTPSVAGPALKAAVLGGSIAGLMASLVLAKRGFTVRLYEPRQHYTRNIQWGCRQTFIDYLSSIDAEIAQDFVDRLASAITNGYRFLADRSSIYEHGSYIHTHRPDPSQGKWTERDLSGEKSLAEQIVCLVRAQELEKFLREKVAACNVIIIDEKSPDVFLDDANMFNLLQDGPESIYDLIVVCEGASSPTRQAVGIKSMDLSRKVTQVSGEVYLKRHGMIIECLHAIRHENKLREELLLSLLISTDRHTNCWVVGDVSSECLEKIAKLGRRNAEKREVIKSEFRKIAARTMLSAEQNIAEAGYQGAVREVELFTLQAKVSSTAVAGDNLVLAGDAVGVGHWSVGGGMHVAGVCHPKRLDDLATELLKTTANRSQALRKYNEGVLADTIAWISRGIKHYYLSVPGDILTAVFDQLVREVMENNDMNVPAKIRSRVTSVYFNG; translated from the coding sequence ATGACTACACCGTCCGTCGCCGGCCCAGCCTTGAAGGCTGCAGTACTTGGTGGCTCTATCGCGGGCCTAATGGCGAGCCTAGTGCTCGCAAAAAGGGGTTTCACGGTCCGTTTGTATGAGCCTCGGCAACATTACACGCGGAACATCCAGTGGGGGTGCAGGCAAACTTTCATTGACTATCTGTCATCGATCGATGCTGAGATAGCGCAAGACTTCGTAGATAGATTGGCCTCAGCAATAACCAACGGGTACAGATTCTTGGCCGACAGGAGTTCAATCTACGAACACGGGTCGTATATTCATACGCATCGGCCCGATCCTAGCCAAGGCAAGTGGACTGAAAGGGATTTGAGTGGCGAAAAATCACTTGCCGAACAAATAGTATGCTTAGTTCGGGCCCAAGAGCTTGAAAAGTTTCTGCGGGAGAAAGTCGCAGCATGTAACGTAATCATAATTGATGAGAAGTCGCCAGATGTTTTTCTTGACGACGCCAACATGTTCAATCTGTTACAGGACGGCCCAGAAAGCATCTATGACTTGATAGTGGTATGCGAGGGGGCTTCCAGTCCGACACGACAGGCAGTTGGCATCAAGTCCATGGACCTTAGCCGTAAGGTGACGCAGGTTTCCGGAGAGGTTTATCTGAAGCGCCACGGCATGATAATCGAATGCCTGCATGCCATTCGCCACGAAAACAAGCTTCGTGAAGAATTGCTTCTATCTTTGCTAATATCCACGGACAGGCATACGAACTGCTGGGTCGTCGGCGACGTTTCCTCTGAATGCTTGGAGAAAATTGCCAAGCTGGGCCGGCGAAACGCCGAGAAAAGAGAGGTGATTAAATCGGAATTTCGAAAGATTGCCGCCCGCACTATGCTCAGCGCAGAGCAAAATATTGCGGAAGCCGGATATCAAGGTGCGGTGCGAGAGGTCGAACTGTTTACCCTCCAAGCGAAGGTCTCAAGCACTGCCGTCGCAGGTGACAACCTCGTCCTCGCTGGTGATGCTGTTGGGGTTGGCCACTGGAGCGTCGGCGGCGGAATGCATGTGGCCGGTGTCTGTCATCCGAAACGATTGGATGATCTGGCCACCGAATTGCTCAAGACTACGGCCAACCGCTCGCAAGCATTACGAAAGTACAATGAAGGCGTCCTCGCTGACACCATCGCTTGGATTTCTCGCGGTATAAAGCACTACTACCTATCTGTTCCAGGAGATATCCTCACGGCCGTATTTGATCAGTTAGTGCGAGAAGTCATGGAAAATAACGATATGAACGTCCCAGCGAAAATTCGGTCGCGGGTAACATCAGTCTACTTCAACGGCTGA
- a CDS encoding ribbon-helix-helix protein, CopG family — MGVTDQDATQKTVGVTVRLPVELADALKNYAFVTESSGNEVIKRALIEYLKVHGREEVMRSAFERVVEQHRVALDKLAGM, encoded by the coding sequence ATGGGTGTGACAGACCAGGACGCGACCCAGAAGACGGTCGGCGTAACAGTGCGTTTGCCCGTGGAGCTGGCAGACGCGCTGAAGAACTACGCCTTCGTTACCGAATCCTCGGGTAATGAAGTGATCAAGCGTGCGCTGATCGAGTACCTCAAGGTCCATGGCCGGGAGGAAGTGATGCGCTCAGCCTTCGAACGTGTTGTAGAGCAGCACAGGGTGGCGTTGGACAAACTGGCAGGAATGTGA
- a CDS encoding fatty acid desaturase family protein — protein MAITDVSAFAHLTEADIENLGFELDAIRRDIEDSLGERDARYIRRTIGAQRGLELAGRVMLAASSKRSAWWAGTLTLAVAKIVENMEIGHNVMHGQWNWMNDPEIHSTTWEWDMNAVSKHWVSAHNVQHHKYTNILDMDDDVGYFILRVTRDQPWKPYNLGNVLFNTLLALGFEWGIGLQTIDLEKLLKAGPERDTTWQQTREFTTKIGRQLAKDYVAFPALTALSPAATFKSTLKANAVANILRNIWANAVIFCGHFPDGAEKFTQTDMDGESKGEWYLRQMLGSANFDAGPALRFMSGNLCHQIEHHLFPDLPSNRLHQVSLRVRELCDKYDLPYTTGPFLMQYGKTWRTIAKLSLPNKYLRDTADNAPETRSERMFAELEPGLGDLTHAGRHRGLKTALASVRSWRQKSQTGRSRKTRISRGAHLAR, from the coding sequence ATGGCGATCACCGACGTTTCGGCCTTCGCCCATCTGACCGAAGCCGATATCGAAAATCTGGGCTTCGAGCTGGATGCGATCCGACGAGACATCGAGGACTCTCTCGGCGAACGCGATGCCCGCTATATCCGCCGCACCATCGGCGCGCAACGTGGCCTCGAGCTTGCGGGCCGGGTGATGCTGGCTGCCAGCTCGAAGCGGTCGGCGTGGTGGGCGGGAACACTGACGCTGGCTGTGGCCAAGATCGTCGAGAACATGGAGATCGGCCACAACGTCATGCACGGGCAGTGGAACTGGATGAACGACCCGGAGATCCATTCCACGACCTGGGAATGGGACATGAACGCGGTGTCCAAGCACTGGGTTTCGGCCCACAACGTCCAGCATCACAAGTACACCAACATCCTCGACATGGACGACGACGTCGGCTACTTCATCCTGCGCGTCACCCGTGACCAGCCCTGGAAGCCCTACAACCTGGGCAACGTGCTATTCAATACGCTCCTCGCGCTTGGGTTCGAGTGGGGAATCGGTTTGCAGACAATCGATCTCGAGAAACTGCTCAAGGCCGGCCCGGAGCGCGACACCACCTGGCAACAAACCCGCGAGTTCACCACGAAGATCGGTCGTCAACTCGCCAAGGACTACGTCGCGTTTCCCGCGCTCACCGCGCTGTCGCCGGCGGCCACCTTCAAGTCGACCCTGAAGGCCAACGCGGTGGCCAACATCCTTCGCAACATCTGGGCCAACGCGGTGATCTTCTGCGGCCATTTCCCCGATGGTGCAGAGAAATTCACCCAAACCGACATGGACGGCGAATCCAAGGGCGAATGGTATCTGCGACAGATGCTGGGAAGCGCCAACTTCGATGCCGGGCCCGCGCTGCGATTCATGAGCGGTAATCTGTGCCATCAGATCGAACACCACTTGTTCCCCGATCTGCCCAGCAACCGACTGCACCAGGTTTCGCTGCGGGTGCGCGAGTTATGCGACAAGTACGACTTGCCTTACACCACAGGCCCTTTCCTGATGCAGTACGGCAAGACATGGCGCACCATCGCCAAACTGTCGCTACCAAACAAGTATCTGCGTGACACCGCCGACAACGCCCCGGAAACCCGCAGCGAGCGGATGTTCGCCGAACTGGAACCGGGCTTGGGCGACCTCACCCACGCCGGTCGCCACCGCGGACTCAAGACGGCGCTGGCGTCGGTCCGTTCCTGGCGGCAAAAGTCTCAGACCGGCCGTAGCCGGAAGACCCGGATCTCGCGCGGCGCGCACCTAGCCCGGTAG
- a CDS encoding nitroreductase family deazaflavin-dependent oxidoreductase, translating into MAFRRYSAACGRQLRFSEAVGERIAMSWLGYQLAVHVVPSVDKFLLPRTNGRLSAGGMDLTGLLKTTGAKSGQPRVHPLVLIQVADGLLAIGSNYGRSEHPGWSANLLKHPECTVQFKGQPRQYRAELLTGDERAKAWAAAVDYYPGYDNYRARCAPREIRVFRLRPV; encoded by the coding sequence GTGGCATTTCGACGGTACAGCGCAGCGTGTGGACGACAGTTGCGGTTCTCCGAGGCGGTGGGCGAGCGGATCGCGATGAGCTGGTTGGGCTATCAACTCGCCGTCCACGTGGTTCCCAGCGTCGACAAGTTTCTGCTCCCACGGACCAACGGCCGGCTGAGCGCCGGAGGGATGGACCTGACCGGTCTGCTCAAGACGACCGGCGCCAAGTCCGGCCAGCCGCGCGTGCATCCGCTGGTCCTGATCCAAGTTGCGGACGGCCTGCTGGCGATCGGGTCGAATTACGGGCGATCAGAGCACCCGGGGTGGAGCGCCAATCTACTTAAGCATCCTGAGTGCACGGTGCAGTTCAAAGGCCAGCCCCGGCAGTATCGCGCCGAGCTGCTCACCGGAGACGAGCGCGCCAAGGCATGGGCGGCGGCCGTGGACTACTACCCCGGATACGACAACTACCGGGCTAGGTGCGCGCCGCGCGAGATCCGGGTCTTCCGGCTACGGCCGGTCTGA
- a CDS encoding carboxymuconolactone decarboxylase family protein → MSTPVLSDALARLVAFSDGRLTGLVRRVCAQTVSLAPLPVEEAVGEPESEAEVAVAEFAEQFSADVSMVTADQRSRLIEHLGDNAFPVVVAIFIADFVPRVRAGLESLGIGSEYLGWVDAPIGWVRDTNPAGELFNRFLPGVARMRAVDAVTSELVRLRGATAHNCRLCKSLREGHALDAGGSESLYDEISHFETSILLDERAKAALRYADALIWTPAHLAVDDAVEVRSRFSPEEAVELTLDIMRNASNKIAVSLGADAPRVDSGTERYLIDVDGQTVFS, encoded by the coding sequence ATGTCGACTCCGGTTCTCAGCGATGCCCTGGCGCGGTTGGTTGCTTTCTCCGACGGGCGGCTCACCGGATTGGTGCGCCGTGTCTGCGCGCAGACGGTGTCGCTGGCGCCGCTGCCCGTCGAGGAGGCGGTCGGTGAGCCGGAGTCCGAAGCCGAGGTGGCGGTCGCCGAGTTCGCCGAGCAGTTCAGTGCCGACGTCTCGATGGTTACTGCCGATCAACGGTCGCGCTTGATCGAGCATCTGGGGGACAACGCTTTTCCTGTCGTCGTAGCGATCTTCATCGCCGACTTCGTGCCGCGGGTGCGCGCGGGCTTGGAGTCGTTGGGCATTGGATCGGAATATCTGGGCTGGGTAGACGCGCCGATCGGGTGGGTTCGCGACACCAATCCCGCTGGTGAGTTGTTCAACCGTTTCCTGCCCGGCGTCGCCCGGATGCGCGCCGTGGACGCCGTGACCTCGGAGCTGGTGCGCCTGCGCGGCGCGACGGCCCACAACTGTCGGCTGTGCAAGTCGCTGCGCGAAGGGCATGCGCTCGACGCCGGAGGTTCCGAGTCGCTGTATGACGAGATTTCGCACTTTGAGACGTCAATCTTGCTAGATGAGCGCGCAAAGGCAGCGCTGCGGTATGCGGATGCGTTAATTTGGACGCCTGCGCACCTCGCCGTCGACGATGCCGTCGAGGTGCGCTCCCGGTTTTCGCCGGAGGAGGCCGTTGAACTGACGCTTGACATAATGCGCAACGCCAGCAACAAGATCGCGGTGTCGTTGGGTGCCGATGCCCCGCGGGTCGACTCGGGGACCGAGCGATACCTGATCGACGTCGACGGCCAGACGGTCTTCAGCTGA
- a CDS encoding TldD/PmbA family protein: MITPQHVVNIVLDEAAKNGRADETMVLVTDKVEATLRWANNSMTTNGVTHTRTVTVISVVRQGDSVQVGSVVSGEVDPLVLPGLVVSSQDAARSAPEAGDAAPLLSDTGEPADWEAPVPGTGVRVFSGIAGPLSKEFRAADRLYGYAHHSVSTTLLASSTGLRRRYTQPTGAIEVNAKRGDASAWAGIGTADFVDVPIDSLLSDLSTRLGWAARSVELPAGRYETIMPPSTVADMMIYLAWTMGGRGAQEGRTALSAPGGGTRVGERLTDLPLTLFSDPMAPGLACTPFVAVSSSSETTSVFDNGMEIGHVDWIREGVINQLAYPRASAARFDTPVAVACDNLVMTGGSADLADMIAATERGLLLTTLWYIREVDPTTLLLTGLTRDGVYLIENGEVTGAVNNYRFNESPLDLLRRATEAGVSEKTLPREWGDWATRAAMPSLRIPDFHMSSVSQAQ, from the coding sequence ATGATCACACCTCAGCACGTCGTCAACATCGTCCTGGACGAGGCGGCCAAGAACGGCCGCGCCGACGAAACCATGGTTCTGGTGACCGACAAGGTTGAGGCCACCCTGCGCTGGGCGAACAATTCGATGACCACCAACGGTGTCACGCACACTCGCACGGTGACGGTGATTTCGGTTGTGCGACAAGGTGACAGCGTCCAGGTGGGCTCGGTGGTCTCCGGCGAGGTGGACCCGCTGGTGCTGCCCGGGCTGGTGGTCTCGTCGCAGGATGCGGCCCGGTCCGCGCCGGAGGCCGGTGATGCCGCACCGCTGCTCTCCGACACCGGAGAGCCCGCCGACTGGGAGGCTCCGGTGCCCGGGACGGGTGTGCGAGTGTTCAGCGGTATCGCCGGACCGTTGAGCAAGGAATTTCGGGCCGCGGACAGGTTGTACGGCTATGCGCACCATAGTGTTTCAACCACCTTGTTGGCGTCGTCGACGGGTTTGCGGCGCCGCTACACTCAACCCACCGGGGCGATCGAGGTCAACGCCAAACGTGGTGACGCCAGCGCCTGGGCCGGCATTGGGACAGCGGATTTCGTTGACGTACCAATTGATTCGCTGCTCTCGGACTTGTCGACGCGGCTTGGTTGGGCAGCACGTTCCGTCGAACTGCCCGCAGGGCGTTACGAGACGATCATGCCGCCCTCGACCGTGGCCGACATGATGATCTACCTGGCCTGGACGATGGGCGGGCGAGGCGCTCAAGAGGGGCGCACGGCGCTCTCGGCACCCGGTGGCGGGACCCGGGTGGGGGAGCGGCTCACCGATCTGCCGCTGACCCTGTTCTCCGATCCGATGGCGCCGGGGCTGGCGTGCACGCCCTTCGTCGCTGTGAGTAGTTCCAGCGAGACCACGTCGGTTTTCGACAATGGGATGGAGATCGGTCACGTCGACTGGATCCGCGAGGGCGTAATAAACCAGCTGGCCTATCCGCGCGCCAGCGCCGCCCGGTTTGACACCCCGGTCGCGGTCGCCTGCGACAACCTCGTCATGACCGGCGGGTCGGCAGATCTGGCCGACATGATTGCGGCCACTGAGCGGGGCCTGCTGCTGACTACGTTGTGGTACATCCGGGAGGTCGACCCGACGACATTGCTGTTGACGGGGCTGACGCGCGACGGGGTGTACCTGATCGAAAACGGCGAGGTGACCGGGGCGGTCAACAACTACCGGTTCAACGAGAGCCCGCTGGACCTGCTGCGGCGCGCCACCGAGGCCGGCGTCAGCGAGAAGACGCTCCCCCGGGAGTGGGGCGACTGGGCCACCCGGGCGGCGATGCCGTCGCTGCGGATCCCTGATTTTCATATGTCCTCGGTGAGTCAGGCGCAGTAG
- a CDS encoding TldD/PmbA family protein produces the protein MTANREIDADFLDLPRHQLADAALSAARAAGASYADLRIHRLSTENIQLRDGELETAVVSREVGLAVRVIVAGTWGFASHSELAPDVAARTARHAVQVATLLAALNTEQVRLAPEPVYPDVSWVSDYRIDPFGVPASEKIAVLQDYSGRLLDADGIDHVSASLTAVKEQTFYADTFGSSITQQRVRLQPSLEAVSIDAKAGSFDSMRTLAPPTARGWEAVAGDEVWDWSSELAELPDLLYEKVRAPSVVPGPTDLVIDPSNLWLTIHESIGHATEYDRAIGYEAAYAGTSFATPDKLGSMRYGSPVMNVTADRTVQYGLATIGYDDEGVAAQSWDLVRGGVFVGYQLDRVFAPRLGESRSNGCSYADSAHHVPIQRMANVSLQPAPEERSTTDLIERVDDGIYIVGDKSWSIDMQRYNFQFTGQRFYRIRDGRIYGQLRDVAYQATTTDFWNAMEAVGGRSTWRLGGALNCGKAQPGQIAAVSHGCPSALFRKINVLNTRTEGGR, from the coding sequence GTGACAGCGAACCGGGAGATCGACGCGGACTTCCTGGACCTGCCGCGCCACCAGTTGGCGGACGCCGCGTTGTCGGCGGCCAGAGCGGCCGGGGCCAGTTATGCAGACCTGCGGATTCATCGCCTCAGTACCGAGAACATCCAGTTGCGCGACGGCGAGCTGGAGACGGCTGTGGTTAGCCGCGAGGTCGGCTTGGCGGTGCGGGTGATCGTGGCGGGAACCTGGGGGTTCGCGTCCCATTCAGAGCTGGCGCCGGACGTGGCAGCTCGCACTGCCCGGCACGCCGTGCAGGTGGCGACGCTGCTGGCAGCGTTGAACACCGAGCAGGTTCGCCTGGCGCCCGAGCCGGTCTATCCCGACGTCTCATGGGTCTCGGACTACCGCATCGACCCGTTCGGGGTTCCCGCGTCGGAGAAAATTGCGGTGTTGCAGGACTACTCCGGGCGCCTGCTGGACGCCGACGGGATCGACCACGTGTCGGCCAGTCTGACAGCGGTTAAAGAGCAGACCTTCTACGCCGATACGTTCGGGTCGTCGATCACCCAGCAGCGAGTGCGGCTGCAGCCGTCGCTGGAAGCGGTGAGCATCGACGCCAAGGCGGGCAGCTTCGATTCGATGCGCACCTTGGCGCCGCCGACGGCGCGAGGGTGGGAAGCCGTGGCTGGCGACGAGGTGTGGGATTGGTCCTCGGAGCTGGCCGAGCTGCCAGATCTGCTGTACGAGAAGGTGCGGGCCCCGTCGGTGGTGCCTGGGCCTACCGATCTGGTGATCGACCCGTCGAACCTGTGGCTGACCATCCACGAATCTATCGGGCATGCAACCGAGTACGACCGGGCTATCGGGTACGAGGCCGCCTACGCCGGCACGTCTTTCGCTACCCCCGACAAGCTCGGGTCTATGCGATACGGCTCGCCAGTGATGAATGTGACCGCCGACCGAACCGTGCAATACGGCTTGGCGACAATCGGTTACGATGACGAAGGAGTGGCCGCCCAAAGTTGGGATCTGGTGCGCGGCGGGGTCTTCGTCGGCTACCAACTGGACCGGGTGTTCGCCCCGCGCTTGGGTGAATCGCGATCCAACGGCTGCTCGTACGCCGACTCGGCGCATCATGTCCCGATCCAGCGGATGGCCAACGTGTCCCTGCAACCCGCGCCCGAGGAGCGCAGCACCACCGATCTGATCGAGCGGGTCGACGACGGTATCTATATCGTCGGCGACAAGTCCTGGTCAATCGACATGCAGCGGTACAACTTCCAGTTCACCGGACAGCGGTTCTACCGGATCCGGGACGGCCGGATATATGGCCAGCTGCGCGATGTCGCCTATCAGGCGACCACCACTGATTTCTGGAATGCGATGGAAGCGGTGGGCGGCCGGTCGACGTGGCGACTCGGCGGGGCGCTCAACTGCGGTAAAGCTCAGCCCGGCCAGATTGCCGCGGTCAGCCATGGCTGCCCGTCGGCGCTGTTCCGGAAAATCAACGTGCTCAATACCCGAACCGAGGGCGGCCGATGA